One region of Phragmites australis chromosome 18, lpPhrAust1.1, whole genome shotgun sequence genomic DNA includes:
- the LOC133899183 gene encoding probable galactinol--sucrose galactosyltransferase 1, producing the protein MTVGAGIAVQDGTLVALGARVLTEVSGNVLVTPAAGGGLTNGAFLGVRLAPAGSSSVFPVGKLRDLRFMCTFRFKMWWMTQRMGSLGRDIPFETQFLIVESTDGSQFTGDGTDQSAVYTVFLPILEGSFRAVLQGNADDELEICLESGDPAVESFEGTHLVFVGAGSDPFEVITNSVKAVERHLQTFSHREKKKIPDMLNWFGWCTWDAFYTNVTAGGVKEGLQSFEKGGIAPKFIIIDDGWQSVSMDPAGTACLTDNSANFANRLTHIKENHKFQKNGKEGHREDDPAKGLAHVVNEIKGKHELKYVYVWHAITGYWGGVRPGVDGMEHYESKMQYPVSSPGVQKNEPCDALNSITTNGLALVNPEKVFSFYNELHSYLASAGIDGVKVDVQNILETLGAGHGGRVLLARRYHQALEASIARNFPDNGIISCMSHNTDNLYSSKRSAVVRASDDFWPRDPASHTIHIASVAYNTVFLGEFMQPDWDMFHSVHPMAEYHAAARAVGGCAIYVSDKPGNHDFNLLKKLVLPDGSILRATLPGRPTRDCLFSDPARDGKSILKIWNLNEHSGVIGAFNCQGAGWCRVGKKNLIHDKQPGTVTGVIRAQDVDYLAKVADHNWNGDVIVYSHIGGEVVYLPKNASLPVTLRSREYEVFTVVPVKHLPSGASFAPIGLIGMFNSGGAVREVRYGEDDADVELKVRGSGTVGAYSSTRPKSIAVDSGAVEFSYDDSCGLVTFELGLPKQELYLWTVSVEY; encoded by the exons ATGACGGTGGGGGCAGGAATCGCGGTCCAAGACGGGACCTTGGTGGCGCTGGGGGCCAGGGTCCTGACGGAGGTCAGCGGCAATGTGCTCGTCACGCCGGCCGCCGGGGGAGGCCTGACGAACGGCGCCTTCCTTGGCGTCCGGTTGGCCcccgccggcagcagcagcgTCTTCCCCGTCGGGAAGCTCCG AGACCTGCGGTTCATGTGCACGTTCCGGTTCAAGATGTGGTGGATGACGCAGAGGATGGGCTCATTGGGCCGTGACATCCCCTTTGAGACACAGTTCTTGATTGTCGAGAGCACCGATGGATCGCAATTCACTGGCGATGGTACCGATCAATCTGCGGTTTACACTGTCTTCCTTCCGATATTGGAGGGCTCATTCCGTGCTGTCCTTCAGGGAAACGCTGATGATGAACTGGAGATTTGCTTGGAGAGTG GAGATCCAGCTGTGGAATCCTTCGAAGGCACCCATCTGGTTTTTGTTGGTGCCGGATCGGATCCGTTTGAGGTCATCACAAATTCAGTAAA AGCTGTTGAGAGGCACTTGCAGACATTCTCTcatagggaaaagaagaag ATTCCAGACATGCTAAACTGGTTTGGCTGGTGCACATGGGATGCGTTTTACACCAATGTTACCGCGGGAGGAGTGAAGGAAGGATTACAGAG TTTTGAAAAAGGTGGAATTGCTCctaaatttatcataattgatgaTGGATGGCAATCAGTCAGCATGGACCCTGCTGGAACTGCGTGCTTAACTGATAATTCAGCCAA CTTTGCAAACAGGTTGACTCATATTAAAGAGAACCACAAGTTTCAGAAAAATGGGAAGGAGGGTCACAGGGAAGATGATCCAGCAAAAGGCCTCGCGCATGTAGTCAATGAAATTAAAGGGAAACATGAGCTGAA GTATGTATATGTATGGCATGCCATTACTGGATACTGGGGTGGAGTCAGGCCAGGTGTTGATGGAATGGAGCACTACGAATCGAAGATGCAGTACCCTGTGTCATCTCCGGGAGTTCAGAAAAACGAGCCCTGTGATGCTTTGAACAGCATAACGACTAATGGCCTTGCCCTTGTGAACCCTGAGAAAGTATTCAGTTTCTACAATGAGCTCCATTCTTACCTTGCATCTGCCGGGATCGATGGAGTCAAAGTAGACGTGCAGAACATCCTCGAGACACTAGGTGCTGGCCATGGGGGAAGAGTACTGCTGGCTAGGAGGTATCATCAAGCCCTGGAAGCTTCCATCGCTAGGAACTTCCCCGACAACGGCATAATATCATGCATGAGCCACAACACAGACAACTTGTACAG TTCAAAAAGGAGTGCAGTTGTGAGAGCCTCGGATGATTTCTGGCCCAGAGACCCGGCTTCCCATACTATACACATCGCATCTGTCGCGTATAACACTGTCTTTCTTGGAGAATTCATGCAGCCAGATTGGGACATGTTCCAT AGTGTTCACCCGATGGCTGAATACCACGCCGCAGCCCGAGCGGTCGGTGGTTGCGCCATATACGTTAG TGACAAGCCTGGAAACCACGACTTCAATTTGCTGAAGAAGCTTGTGCTTCCTGACGGATCGATCCTGCGCGCCACACTCCCCGGGAGACCAACCAGGGACTGCCTGTTTTCTGATCCTGCTAGGGACGGCAAAAG CATTCTCAAGATATGGAATCTGAATGAACACTCCGGTGTTATTGGCGCCTTCAACTGCCAAGGTGCTGGTTGGTGCCGAGTAGGGAAGAAGAATCTCATCCATGATAAGCAGCCCGGGACAGTGACTGGTGTCATCCGGGCACAGGATGTGGACTACCTTGCAAAGGTTGCTGACCACAACTGGAACGGCGACGTGATTGTGTATTCGCACATAGGAG GGGAGGTGGTCTACCTACCAAAGAACGCTTCCTTGCCCGTGACACTGAGATCGCGCGAGTACGAGGTGTTCACCGTCGTCCCTGTGAAACACCTGCCGAGCGGCGCCTCCTTCGCGCCGATCGGCCTGATCGGAATGTTCAACTCCGGCGGCGCGGTGAGGGAGGTGAGGTACGGTGAGGACGACGCCGACGTCGAGCTCAAAGTGCGCGGCTCGGGAACCGTTGGAGCTTACTCCTCAACGAGACCGAAGAGCATTGCTGTCGATTCAGGGGCAGTTGAGTTCTCATACGACGATTCATGCGGCCTGGTTACTTTTGAGCTCGGCCTGCCGAAACAGGAACTCTACTTGTGGACTGTTTCGGTAGAGTACTGA